The following coding sequences are from one Capsicum annuum cultivar UCD-10X-F1 chromosome 3, UCD10Xv1.1, whole genome shotgun sequence window:
- the LOC107866151 gene encoding glutaredoxin-like: MALAKAKEIVSGNPVVVFSKTYCPFCVSAKDLLSTLGASFKAVELDSENEIHAALAEWTGQRTLPNVFISGKHIGGCDSTTTLHREGNLVPMLTEAGALAKSNEVVS; this comes from the exons ATGGCACTTGCCAAGGCTAAGGAAATTGTTTCTGGCAATCCAGTTGTGGTCTTCAG CAAGACATATTGTCCATTCTGCGTTAGCGCCAAGGATTTGTTGTCTACGCTCGGTGCTTCGTTCAAGGCTGTTGAGTTAGATTCTGAAA ACGAGATCCACGCAGCATTGGCTGAATGGACTGGTCAGCGAACTCTACCAAACGTCTTCATCAGCGGGAAGCACATTGGTGGTTGTGACT CCACAACTACTTTGCACAGGGAAGGGAATCTTGTTCCTATGCTAACTGAGGCTGGAGCACTTGCTAAATCAAATGAAGTAGTTAGTTGA